A genomic segment from Nymphalis io chromosome 7, ilAglIoxx1.1, whole genome shotgun sequence encodes:
- the LOC126769730 gene encoding transmembrane protease serine 9-like, translating to QSYYILSSIFLCQVALYLRVGATGEVGFCGGSLIHQQWVMTAAHCCFHGDEEVTHGQAILGAHSLYDRYENGRRLITVEEFIVHPDWDQNTFENDLALLKLANIIQTSDTISVVRLPYLSTVSSNFAGLGAITSGWGIASEGITFISPTLREKQLTVITDTLCNTLYFHNLPSNVICGFGTTAGTCKGDNGGPLTIFSNITEETILIGVASFIAGEGCNNDMPSVFTRVQHRLNWISNITGIILIFCLVAAVSATVEVSTNYHIDIGIPEATRIKELEDKILANQNNAEGRIVGGVVAPPNAHPYLAGLLVTFFNHPGTSACGSSLISADRLVTAAHCWDVRGSLFVRQFLVVLGSQFLFSGGTRIPTSNVVIHPEWNADFLTNDVAIIFLPYRVSFSSAIQPIALPHNNLWDSFVAETATAAGYGKTNDAQAGVSVNSVVSHVNLRVISVQQCRNVYGWDFVQESTLCTDGFGGIGICGGDSGGPLVVNRNGQNILVGVSSFVPRAGCQLGHPSAFARVTSFYDFIMQYIRKIVVAIVLAYAKRALCSAERRHCTEFQLAALALIFCLVAAVSATVEVSTNYHIDIGIPEATRIKELEDKILANQNNAEDRIVGGVVAPPNAHPYLAGLLVTFYNHPGTSACGSSLISADRLVTAAHCWDVPGSLFVRQFLVVLGSQFLFSGGTRIPTSNVVIHPEWNAQFLRNDVAIIYLPYRVSFSSAIQPIALPHNNLWDSFVAETATAAGYGKTNDAQTGVSVNSVVSHVNLRVISVQQCRNVFGWNFVQESTLCTDGFGGIGICGGDSGGPLVVNRNGQNILVGISSFVAQAGCQLGHPSAFARVTSFYDFIMQHM from the exons caatcatattatatattatcaagtaTATTTCTATGTCAGGTAGCTTTATATCTACGTGTAGGGGCGACCGGAGAGGTAGGTTTTTGCGGTGGGTCTCTGATTCACCAGCAGTGGGTGATGACAGCCGCGCATTGCTGCTTCCATGGCGACGAGGAAGTGACGCATGGGCAG GCTATTTTAGGAGCCCATTCGTTGTACGATCGTTACGAGAACGGTCGTCGACTGATCACCGTAGAAGAATTCATCGTCCATCCAGACTGGGACCAGAATACTTTTGAGAACGATCTCGCTCTATTGAAGCTAGCCAATATTATTCAAACTTCTG ATACAATAAGCGTTGTCCGTTTGCCTTACCTAAGCACCGTGTCATCTAATTTTGCCGGTCTCGGCGCAATCACATCCGGCTGGGGAATTGCTTCAGAAG gAATTACATTCATTTCTCCAACTCTCCGCGAGAAGCAATTGACCGTGATCACAGACACTCTTTGCAACACATTATATTTCCACAATTTGCCGAGCAACGTGATTTGTGGATTCGGTACAACTGCTGGTACTTGCAAG gGCGACAACGGCGGTCCATTGACGATATTTTCGAATATAACGGAAGAAACAATTTTG ATCGGAGTGGCATCATTCATCGCAGGGGAGGGATGCAACAACGATATGCCGTCCGTATTTACTCGCGTGCAGCATCGCTTGAACTGGATAAGCAATATTACGGGCATTatcctta TATTTTGCTTAGTAGCGGCAGTTTCCGCCACTGTTGAGGTGTCTACTAACTACCACATCGATATCGGTATCCCGGAGGCGACTAGGATAAAGGAACTCGAAGACAAGATCTTAGCTAACCAAAACAATGCTGAAGGCAGGATTGTTGGTGGTGTTGTAGCGCCTCCGAACGCACATCCTTATTTG GCTGGCCTGCTGGTCACCTTCTTCAATCACCCGGGAACCTCTGCCTGTGGCTCATCATTGATCAGCGCTGACCGGCTGGTGACGGCCGCCCACTGTTGGGATGTTCGTGGCTCTCTTTTCGTTCGACAATTCCTCGTGGTACTGGGTTCTCAATTTTTATTCAGCGGAGGCACAAGAATACCAACATCAAATGTCGTTATTCACCCCGAATGGAATGCtgattttttaacaaatgaCGTAGCTATTATCTTCTTACCGTACCGTGTTTCCTTTTCAT ctGCAATTCAACCAATTGCTCTGCCTCACAACAATTTATGGGACAGTTTCGTAGCAGAAACGGCCACTGCAGCTGGATACGGCAAAACAAATGATG CTCAAGCAGGTGTATCCGTAAATTCGGTGGTGAGTCACGTTAACCTGCGAGTGATCTCGGTGCAACAGTGCCGGAACGTATACGGCTGGGACTTCGTGCAAGAAAGTACCCTTTGCACGGACGGTTTTGGCGGGATCGGCATCTGCGGTGGCGACTCTGGTGGACCTCTTGTCGTCAATCGCAACGGACAGAACATCTTG gtGGGTGTCAGTTCTTTCGTACCTCGAGCTGGCTGCCAACTCGGTCACCCATCTGCTTTCGCCAGAGTCACTAGCTTCTACGATTTTATAATGCAGTACAT TCGCAAAATCGTTGTTGCGATAGTACTCGCGTACGCAAAACGCGCGTTGTGCTCCGCTGAACGACGCCATTGCACTGAATTCCAACTAGCCGCTCTCGCGCTTA TATTTTGCTTAGTAGCGGCAGTTTCCGCCACCGTCGAGGTGTCTACTAACTACCACATCGATATCGGTATCCCGGAGGCGACTAGGATAAAGGAACTCGAAGACAAGATCTTAGCTAACCAAAACAATGCTGAAGACAGGATTGTTGGTGGTGTTGTAGCGCCTCCGAACGCGCATCCTTATTTG GCTGGCCTGCTCGTCACCTTCTACAATCACCCGGGGACGTCCGCCTGTGGCTCATCATTGATCAGCGCCGACCGGCTAGTGACTGCCGCCCACTGTTGGGACGTTCCTGGCTCTCTTTTCGTTCGACAATTCCTCGTGGTACTGGGGTCTCAATTTTTATTCAGCGGAGGGACAAGAATACCAACATCCAATGTTGTTATTCATCCCGAATGGAATGCTCAATTCTTAAGAAATGATGTAGCTATTATCTACTTGCCGTACCGTGTTTCCTTTTCAT CTGCAATTCAACCAATTGCTCTGCCTCACAACAATTTATGGGACAGTTTCGTAGCAGAAACGGCCACTGCAGCTGGATACGGCAAAACAAAtgatg CTCAAACAGGTGTATCCGTGAATTCGGTGGTGAGTCACGTTAACCTGCGAGTGATCTCGGTGCAACAGTGCCGGAACGTATTCGGCTGGAATTTCGTGCAAGAAAGTACCCTTTGCACGGACGGTTTTGGCGGGATCGGCATCTGCGGTGGCGACTCTGGTGGACCTCTTGTCGTCAATCGCAACGGACAGAACATCTTG gtggGTATAAGTTCTTTCGTCGCTCAAGCTGGCTGCCAGCTCGGTCACCCATCTGCTTTCGCCAGAGTCACTAGCTTCTACGATTTTATAATGCAGCACATGTAA